AGCAGCTTCTCTGCTATGAATGTTAACCGGCATATTTAGCTTTCTCGCCAGCTGTAGTTGACATATAAACCATTCTTTCTGAATTTCATGCTGCTCTTTATCCCAATAATAATCCAGTCCGATCTCTCCTACTGCCACGATTTTCTCTTCATGAAGTAATTGTTCCATCCGGGCAAAATTCTCTTCATTCAAATCACCCACTTCATCCGGATGTACTCCAATCATCCCATATACAAATGAGTATCTTCTTGTTAATTCAAGTACACGCTCCCAGGAATCTACCGTAGCACTTGCATCAACGATCGTTCCAACGCCTTGTTCCTGCATAGAACTTAATATCCGGTCTCTGTCCTCATCAAATTGTTTATCATCATAATGTGCATGTGTATCAAATATCATGTTAGTTATCCTTATATTCTTTAAACTTATCGTACATCTCTTCACCTGCCAGTTTGATGATATCCAAAATCTCATCCTCAGATATCTTCATATGTTCTGCAAGCTCACTCATCGTAATTCCACGGCCTTTTTCATCTGCCATTTTATGCAATGTCTCATCCAGATTGTTAACCTGGTTTTCCATCTTTTTATCACGGCGTTTTAATTCTTTATGCTCTTCCATCATCGCCAGAATTCCCTGTCTGATTTCCTGCTGAATAAATGCATCTGCATCATCTTCCGGAAGCATATCTAACGCTAAGATCAAACTGACATTCCCTTCCTGCACACAATCGCCAAGATAAATTCCTTCCTCATGAAGTTCTTTCGCAATCTCTACTACCTGTGGAAGATAAAGCTCTATCAATCTGCTCTTTGCAAGCGCATCCTGTGCAACTGCCTTCTTTAAAAGTTCTGCTCTCTCGCCCTCCTGCTCTTGCTTCATAGCTTTCAAATCTTCTGTATACTCCGCCAAATACTGCTTTTCTTCATCTGAAAATTTGCTCTCATCTATCTGTTCTGTTGTTTGCTGTTTATAATATCCTGACACAACAATCTTCTGCGACATCAAAAAATCATATACTAACAGCATCTGTTCCTCTGTCAGCCCATCCTCTGCAAAAAATTCTTTAATCTGTTCATTTGTCAAACGTTTATCCTGTACATCTGCCTGTTCCAGCAGCTCTTCTAATTTCTTACGAAACTGTGATTGATCAATCATATTTTCCTCCCGATAATTTTAAATCTATCCGATATAATGTATTTATTATATCGGATAGATTTGCATTTGACAATTCCAGAATCTTACTCTATAAAACGATATCGTCTACTTTCTTAAATCCATTTAATTCATATTTTTCGACTGTATTTCCAGATACGAGAAAAAAATATTCCCCTGCATACAGACCTCTTACATTTCCATAACCGGTCATTTCTCTTTCAAATAAACACTTAAAGCCCGATTCATCATAGGAAAAGATATAATATTTTGTATTCTCCCCATAAGCTACAAAACCAATCATATTTTTTTCGACATCTATCATTGCCGCCTTATACTCATATGTGACATTGGTCGAATAACAATCTTCCATTACATACTTCTGCACTTCCGCTACATCTTCCGGATTCGAAATATCAAACATGGATAATTTCACACC
This Ruminococcus hominis DNA region includes the following protein-coding sequences:
- a CDS encoding TatD family hydrolase, with translation MIFDTHAHYDDKQFDEDRDRILSSMQEQGVGTIVDASATVDSWERVLELTRRYSFVYGMIGVHPDEVGDLNEENFARMEQLLHEEKIVAVGEIGLDYYWDKEQHEIQKEWFICQLQLARKLNMPVNIHSREAAQDTMEIMKEHAADMKAIIHCYSYSKEMAEEYVKMGYLLGIGGVVTFKNAKKLKEVVKAVPLSHIVLETDCPYLAPEPNRGKRNASSNLIYVAQTIAQLKGTTTEEVIAVTEENARKFYGLDR